The following coding sequences lie in one Musa acuminata AAA Group cultivar baxijiao chromosome BXJ3-1, Cavendish_Baxijiao_AAA, whole genome shotgun sequence genomic window:
- the LOC135629385 gene encoding uncharacterized protein LOC135629385: protein MEPIASALDTIKGFVQSGEQFVKGAFQRCFDPHRKNPIEILKRLQRETFSDLMKIRDRQDKVERIISSFMSGKGSPFHEASTQLKGIINVDGALLFQDDQQAYHALDSSRINTGIDARFTFKINLRQKDALFAEFASHQNTYHGNGVTGSPLVLSKVMYLASISDSLSVISIPYGATCNDFLYDSDHTQGECLTVRPPLFNLYHACAVGLSVKTSNFAAGFAELFSGWRTEMGPASHSNKLSTFGQISFQNFGETRLTLSGVWHMPRSFSLPIRLCRCGSCSKPDEMELAFPVTGRRSTGSSGGSIYMSIDIDESSKFGVWFEVQKLNPTITKWAFSLSDMPESEIGWGITVEGSSKGQSNSVMLESYLNFSVGKKASLQPGLAFIIDERSRAPALVFRSTWSF, encoded by the exons ATGGAGCCAATCGCTTCCGCTCTGGATACGATCAAGGGTTTCGTTCAATCCGGTGAGCAATTCGTCAAGGGCGCATTCCAGAGGTGCTTCGATCCCCACCGCAAGAACCCA ATAGAGATTTTAAAGCGTTTGCAACGGGAAACATTTTCTGATTTGATGAAGATAAGAGATAGACAAGATAAAGTTGAACGCATAATTTCTTCATTCATGTCTGGCAAAGGAAGCCCTTTCCATGAAGCTAGCACACAGTTGAAAGGGATAATCAACGTTGATGGTGCTTTGCTTTTTCAAGATGATCAGCAAGCATATCATGCTCTGGATAGTTCCAGAATAAATACTGGCATTGATGCAAGGTTTACTTTTAAGATTAATCTTAGACAGAAAGATGCTTTGTTTGCAGAGTTTGCATCTCACCAGAACACGTATCATGGCAATGGAGTTACTGGCAGCCCTCTTGTACTGTCAAAAGTGATGTATCTGGCGAGTATCAGTGACTCGCTGTCTGTGATTTCAATACCATATGGAGCTACTTGTAATGATTTCCTATATGATTCAGATCATACACAG GGTGAGTGCCTTACTGTTAGACCACCTTTGTTCAATTTGTATCATGCTTGTGCGGTCGGCTTATCTGTTAAAACATCAAATTTTGCTGCTGGTTTTGCTGAACTGTTCTCTGGTTGGAGAACAGAGATGGGTCCTGCTAGTCACAGTAATAAATTGAGCACGTTTGGGCAAATATCCTTTCAAAATTTTGGAGAAACAAGACTCACACTGTCTGGTGTGTGGCACATGCCAAGATCGTTCTCTCTTCCAATTAGGCTTTGCCGTTGCGGATCCTGTTCTAAACCAGATGAAATGGAGCTAGCATTTCCTGTCACTGGAAGGCGGTCAACAGGAAGTTCTGGTGGATCCATCTATATGTCAATAGATATTGATGAAAGTTCAAAATTTGGGGTCTGGTTTGAGGTACAGAAATTAAACCCAACTATAACAAAGTGGGCTTTCTCCTTGTCTGACATGCCAGAAAGTGAGATTGGATGGGGCATTACAGTGGAAGGAAGCTCGAAAGGACAATCTAATTCAGTTATGTTGGAGAGTTATCTAAATTTTAGTGTGGGCAAAAAAGCCAGTTTGCAGCCAGGTCTGGCCTTTATCATTGACGAGAGAAGTCGAGCACCTGCACTGGTGTTTCGGTCTACGTGgtctttttga